The following coding sequences are from one Coffea arabica cultivar ET-39 chromosome 11e, Coffea Arabica ET-39 HiFi, whole genome shotgun sequence window:
- the LOC140021663 gene encoding disease susceptibility protein LOV1-like, whose translation MVDSVISLVIGRTVDLLHKKSVFLKDVRRQVERLGNDLEWMRCFLKDAEQRQDEDARIRNWVSLIRAAAYDAEDVIEIFAGKVEFLTKNKGLVTKLTYYPLKIVNLYKIGKETESLQMRLNDIADRREKFGIRNLEEGMSSRGEEFRRLRRTSPFSEDKDIVGFEEITKFLVAELLKQDKNRRVVSIVGMGGAVDNKLLEMLEKMDEQDLERRLYQDLQDKCYLVVLDDVWKEEAWDCLARAFPDVNTSSRLLITSRNRGVPLHADALSIPYDLKTLGQEDSWQLFLRKALGHGDNAWCPLDLEEVGREIARRCAGLPLAITVVGGLLLTKKRLKSEWEKVLNSFNTNLSRNQSGVSAILELSYADLPPNLKFCFLYLGLFPEDYMISVRKFIHMWAAEGIMQKRDAENLEEIAAHDLEQLFSRNMVQVAEMTVDERIKRCRVHDLLRELAIRKAEDENFFQIHDTRYDKISAKSRYLAVHILPRDTNYFWTSTPPLRSLLFFNVHVDREDISLSFKSFRKLRILDLENVKMPYNLPKEIGEVRLLRYLNLLGTFISRLPHSVSYLRYLQTLDIRNLDPVIVSNFIWKLESLRHLYAFDIKCNVPLKIEGLRNLQTLLGIRFDHIMHNNMITVTSLQKLGIVVDDRSEIDKLCMHLSEVGSLKTLYLYRARGRSEWPSLVGLSKLHHVTKLKLIGPALRMLPPDFPPNLSGLSLKYTDLMNDPMSILEKLGQLSFLEMKDAYGGPQLVISRHGFHQLKFLELDLLRDLDEVMVEKAALPQLQCLRIRDCRNLEKLPEELKHISTLDTLELVDMQEDFISRLDADMVSSVPNLRIFDSTISQKKRRSYVYLRRRMEGCA comes from the exons ATGGTTGACTCTGTCATCTCTCTTGTCATTGGGAGAACCGTTGATCTGCTGCATAAAAAATCTGTTTTCCTAAAAGATGTTCGACGACAAGTTGAAAGACTTGGAAATGATCTGGAGTGGATGCGGTGCTTCCTGAAAGATGCAGAACAGAGGCAAGATGAAGATGCGAGGATCCGAAACTGGGTTTCTTTAATCAGAGCTGCTGCCTACGATGCGGAGGATGTCATTGAGATCTTTGCTGGCAAAGTTGAGTTCTTGACAAAGAACAAGGGACTCGTCACCAAATTGACGTATTATCCCTTGAAAATTGTAAACCTCTACAAGATAGGTAAAGAGACTGAATCTTTACAGATGAGGCTCAATGACATAGCTGATAGACGCGAAAAGTTTGGTATCAGAAATCTCGAAGAGGGAATGAGTTCACGGGGAGAGGAGTTTCGGCGCCTTCGCCGAACCTCTCCTTTTAGCGAGGACAAGGATATAGTGGGCTTCGAGGAGATTACAAAATTCCTGGTGGCAGAACTTCTGAAACAGGACAAAAACCGCCGTGTGGTTTCAATCGTCGGCATGGGAGGAGCTG TGGATAACAAGCTACTTGAGATGTTGGAAAAGATGGACGAGCAGGACTTGGAACGAAGGCTCTATCAAGATCTACAAGATAAATGCTATCTTGTGGTACTTGATGATGTATGGAAGGAAGAAGCGTGGGATTGTCTTGCTAGGGCCTTTCCTGATGTTAATACATCAAGTAGACTGCTAATTACAAGTCGCAACAGGGGTGTTCCCTTACACGCAGATGCTCTGAGCATCCcatatgatttgaaaactttGGGGCAGGAAGATAGCTGGCAGTTGTTCCTTAGAAAGGCCTTAGGCCATGGGGATAATGCTTGGTGTCCTCTGGATTTGGAAGAAGTGGGGAGAGAGATTGCAAGGAGATGTGCTGGTCTGCCACTGGCCATCACAGTTGTAGGTGGGCTGCTACTGACAAAGAAAAGGTTGAAGAGTGAATGGGAGAAAGTTCTCAACAGCTTCAACACAAACCTATCAAGGAACCAGAGTGGAGTATCAGCAATTCTGGAATTAAGTTATGCAGACCTTCCTcccaatctgaaattttgctttCTATATTTGGGGTTGTTTCCCGAAGACTACATGATTTCTGTGCGAAAGTTTATCCATATGTGGGCTGCAGAGGGAATAATGCAGAAAAGAGATGCAgaaaatttggaggaaattgCAGCACATGATCTGGAACAACTTTTTAGCAGAAATATGGTTCAGGTGGCGGAAATGACTGTTGATGAGAGGATTAAAAGGTGTAGAGTCCATGATTTGTTGCGAGAGCTTGCAATCAGAAAGGCAGaggatgaaaatttttttcagaTCCACGACACCAGATATGATAAAATATCAGCCAAATCCAGGTACCTCGCTGTTCATATTCTCCCTCGGGatacaaattatttttggactTCGACCCCTCCTCTCCGGTCTCTACTTTTTTTCAATGTCCATGTTGACAGGGAAGACATTAGTCTTAGCTTCAAAAGTTTCAGAAAGCTTAGGATACTAGACCTTGAGAATGTTAAGATGCCGTATAATTTGCCAAAAGAAATTGGTGAAGTCAGGCTTCTGAGGTACCTCAATTTATTAGGGACATTCATTAGTAGGCTTCCTCATTCCGTCAGTTACTTGCGATACCTACAAACTCTTGACATACGGAACCTTGACCCAGTGATAGTCTCAAATTTcatttggaagcttgaaagtctACGGCATCTATATGCGTTTGATATAAAATGTAATGTGCCTCTTAAGATTGAAGGATTGAGGAATCTCCAGACTCTGTTAGGCATACGCTTTGATCACATTATGCACAATAACATGATAACTGTGACAAGTCTTCAGAAACTGGGGATTGTAGTAGATGACAGGTCAGAGATAGACAAACTCTGCATGCATTTATCTGAGGTTGGAAGCCTAAAGACGTTGTATCTTTACCGTGCTAGAGGAAGAAGCGAGTGGCCATCTCTAGTGGGACTTTCTAAGCTCCATCATGTAACAAAGCTTAAGCTAATTGGGCCGGCTTTGAGAATGCTGCCTCCTGATTTCCCTCCAAATCTCTCTGGCTTGTCTTTGAAATACACAGATCTCATGAATGACCCAATGTCAATACTAGAGAAGTTGGGACAGCTATCGTTCCTCGAAATGAAAGATGCATATGGGGGGCCACAGCTAGTCATTTCTAGGCATGGATTTCACCAATTGAAATTCCTTGAGCTCGACCTCTTACGTGATTTGGATGAAGTAATGGTGGAGAAAGCTGCATTGCCACAGCTCCAGTGCCTGAGAATCAGGGACTGCCGCAATTTAGAGAAGTTGCCGGAAGAGCTGAAGCACATATCTACTCTTGATACGCTTGAGCTTGTGGACATGCAAGAAGATTTCATCAGTAGGCTTGATGCGGACATGGTATCCAGTGTTCCTAACCTCAGAATATTTGACTCCACCATCTCGCAGAAGAAACGAAGATCATATGTTTATTTGCGGCGTAGAATGGAAGGTTGTGCATAA